Proteins from a genomic interval of Mycolicibacterium grossiae:
- a CDS encoding tripartite tricarboxylate transporter TctB family protein has translation MSAPEQSPEKRVDTEKRVDYAQYLVVAVLAVVGAFLVWNAMTLPEGFAKVDPVGPAFFPMVIGIAALVLAVVLAIAIPRGSRGEADAGEDIDPDMPSDWKTVGLLVACFVGMILLVEPLGWVITSTLFFGGAATILGSKHYVRNVGIGLILALASFYAFYSGLGIPLPAGILDGIL, from the coding sequence GTGAGCGCGCCCGAGCAGTCGCCCGAGAAGCGGGTGGACACCGAGAAGCGGGTGGATTACGCGCAGTACCTGGTCGTCGCGGTGCTCGCCGTCGTGGGCGCCTTCCTGGTGTGGAATGCCATGACCCTGCCCGAGGGGTTCGCGAAGGTCGACCCCGTCGGGCCGGCGTTCTTCCCGATGGTCATCGGCATCGCCGCGCTGGTGCTGGCCGTCGTCCTGGCCATCGCGATCCCGCGCGGCTCGCGCGGCGAGGCCGACGCGGGCGAGGACATCGATCCGGACATGCCGAGCGACTGGAAGACCGTCGGCCTGCTCGTCGCGTGTTTCGTCGGGATGATCCTGCTGGTCGAGCCGCTCGGTTGGGTCATCACCAGCACGCTCTTCTTCGGCGGTGCGGCAACGATCCTCGGCAGCAAGCACTACGTGCGCAACGTCGGGATCGGTCTGATCCTGGCGCTGGCCAGCTTCTACGCGTTCTATTCAGGGCTCGGAATCCCGCTGCCCGCAGGCATCTTGGACGGAATCCTCTAG
- a CDS encoding Bug family tripartite tricarboxylate transporter substrate binding protein, which translates to MSTRLLTRWLAAVLLLATAVTGCGVTRGDDPEGMHRLRMMVPNSPGGGYDLTARTAVKIMEDRDITGRVEVFNVIGAGGTVAMARLMNERGNGDLMMMMGLGVVGATYTNGSKARASDATPLARMVEEQEGILVPADSPFRTVADLVAAWKADPAKVTVGGGSSPGGPDHLFPMETARAAGIDPRRVNFISYDGGGDLLTALLGKKIAVGTSGLGEYVDQIEAGQVRVLAVSGDERVEGVDAPTLREAGIDLTFTNWRGVLAPPDISPDDRAALVKVLEELHATDEWKEALVKNGWSDAFATGEEFDRFLTDQDERVSSTLTELGLL; encoded by the coding sequence GTGTCGACGAGGCTCCTCACGAGGTGGCTGGCAGCGGTGCTGCTGCTCGCCACGGCGGTGACGGGATGCGGGGTGACCCGCGGTGACGATCCGGAGGGCATGCACCGCCTGCGGATGATGGTTCCCAACAGCCCGGGCGGCGGCTACGACCTCACGGCCCGCACCGCGGTCAAGATCATGGAGGACCGGGACATCACCGGCCGCGTCGAGGTGTTCAACGTCATCGGCGCCGGCGGCACCGTCGCGATGGCGCGCCTGATGAACGAGCGGGGCAACGGCGACCTGATGATGATGATGGGTCTCGGCGTCGTCGGTGCGACGTACACCAACGGCTCGAAGGCGCGTGCGTCGGACGCCACCCCGCTGGCCCGCATGGTCGAGGAGCAGGAGGGGATCCTGGTCCCCGCCGATTCGCCGTTTCGCACGGTGGCCGATCTCGTCGCGGCGTGGAAGGCCGACCCGGCCAAGGTGACCGTCGGCGGCGGGTCCTCGCCCGGCGGACCCGACCACCTGTTCCCCATGGAGACGGCCCGCGCCGCCGGCATCGACCCCCGACGGGTCAACTTCATCTCCTACGACGGCGGCGGCGACCTGCTGACCGCGCTGCTGGGCAAGAAGATCGCGGTCGGCACCTCGGGACTGGGCGAATACGTCGACCAGATCGAGGCCGGCCAGGTGCGGGTGCTCGCCGTGTCCGGTGACGAACGGGTCGAGGGCGTCGACGCCCCGACCCTGCGGGAGGCCGGCATCGATCTGACCTTCACCAACTGGCGCGGAGTGCTTGCACCACCGGACATCTCGCCCGATGACCGGGCCGCACTCGTGAAGGTGCTCGAAGAACTGCACGCCACCGACGAATGGAAGGAAGCCCTGGTGAAGAACGGCTGGAGCGACGCGTTCGCCACCGGCGAGGAGTTCGACCGGTTCCTGACCGATCAGGACGAACGGGTGTCCTCGACGTTGACGGAACTGGGCCTGCTGTGA
- a CDS encoding sensor histidine kinase has translation MRTKRKFWSLSKLSARSLAGQFLAFQLVVVLIVLGAVAAVSVAQSSHEFREVRGQRMIAVAENLASTPIVRDRYADPFAARVLAPDVDRAVALSGARLVEITAPDGVVRASSDPSRAGARVAFGESRVVEGRAWSGDLEIDGLHSLVGQVPILGIDGAVLAVVTVSEPYPSAWQLLGAAGERLLLYLGLGAALGLVASWLLSRRIKRHTRGLEVAEIAGLADHREALLHSIREGVVAVDAEGRITLLNDSAVELLDIAADAVGRPVTSVNLDPAVSRFLLSGEEGTDVVITTRTRVLALNRRPASTGGRRIGTVTTMRDSTELASMQGQLSSHKSVTDTLRAQTHEFANQLHTISGLVQLGEYDAVRDLVGTLTRRRAEISDAVTRRVSDPAVAALLIAKTSLAAESGVALELDEHSHLAALPPAIATDVITVLGNLIDNAVDVSEGSARAAVRVRIDDQDGLVLVVADSGPGVPEHMRETIFARGITSKPEVPGGRGIGLALVRLVSSQLGGSVEVSDGPTGGAVFEVRLPAVRAGERVTAGA, from the coding sequence TTGCGGACGAAAAGGAAGTTTTGGTCGTTGAGTAAGCTCTCGGCGCGCAGCCTCGCCGGTCAGTTCCTGGCGTTCCAGCTGGTGGTGGTCCTCATCGTGCTGGGCGCGGTCGCGGCCGTGTCGGTGGCCCAGTCCTCGCACGAGTTCCGCGAGGTGCGGGGTCAGCGGATGATCGCGGTCGCGGAGAACCTCGCCTCCACGCCGATCGTGCGGGACCGCTACGCCGATCCGTTCGCCGCACGGGTGCTGGCGCCGGACGTCGACCGGGCCGTCGCGCTGTCGGGGGCGCGACTGGTGGAGATCACCGCCCCCGACGGCGTCGTGCGCGCGTCGTCGGACCCGTCCCGCGCCGGCGCGCGGGTGGCGTTCGGCGAGAGCCGCGTGGTGGAGGGCCGTGCATGGTCGGGCGACCTCGAGATCGACGGCCTGCACTCGCTGGTCGGGCAGGTACCGATCCTCGGGATCGACGGTGCGGTGCTCGCGGTGGTCACCGTCAGTGAGCCGTACCCCTCGGCGTGGCAGCTCCTCGGCGCCGCCGGCGAGCGGCTGCTGCTCTACCTGGGGCTGGGCGCCGCGCTGGGGCTGGTGGCGTCGTGGCTGCTGTCGCGGCGCATCAAGCGCCACACCCGCGGCCTGGAGGTCGCCGAGATCGCCGGCCTCGCCGATCATCGCGAGGCGCTGCTGCACAGCATCCGCGAGGGCGTCGTGGCCGTCGACGCCGAAGGACGGATCACGCTGCTCAACGACAGCGCCGTCGAGCTGCTCGACATCGCGGCCGACGCCGTCGGACGCCCCGTCACGTCGGTGAACCTCGACCCCGCGGTGAGCCGCTTCCTGCTGTCCGGGGAGGAGGGTACCGACGTCGTGATCACCACGCGGACACGGGTTCTCGCGCTGAACCGGCGACCGGCCAGCACCGGTGGCCGGCGCATCGGTACCGTCACCACCATGCGCGACAGCACCGAGCTGGCGTCGATGCAGGGACAGCTGTCCTCGCACAAGAGCGTCACCGACACGCTGCGGGCGCAGACCCACGAGTTCGCCAACCAGTTGCACACCATCAGCGGCCTGGTGCAGCTCGGCGAGTACGACGCCGTGCGCGACCTGGTCGGCACGCTCACCCGCAGGCGCGCCGAGATCAGCGACGCGGTGACCCGGCGCGTCAGCGACCCCGCCGTGGCGGCACTGCTGATCGCCAAGACGTCCCTGGCCGCCGAGAGCGGCGTCGCGCTCGAACTCGACGAGCACAGTCACCTCGCCGCGCTCCCGCCCGCCATCGCCACCGACGTGATCACGGTGCTGGGCAACCTGATCGACAACGCCGTGGACGTCTCGGAGGGGTCCGCCCGCGCGGCGGTGCGGGTGCGCATCGACGACCAGGACGGGTTGGTGCTGGTGGTCGCCGACTCCGGTCCCGGCGTGCCCGAGCACATGCGCGAAACGATCTTCGCGCGCGGCATCACCAGCAAGCCGGAGGTGCCCGGCGGTCGCGGCATCGGTCTGGCGCTGGTGCGGCTGGTCAGCTCGCAGCTCGGCGGTTCGGTCGAGG